The Verrucomicrobiota bacterium nucleotide sequence TTTGAAACCGGCTACGGCCACACCATCGGCAACTCCCTGCGCCGCGTCCTCCTCAGTTCACTCGAGGGCGCCGCCGTCACCTCCGTCAAGATCGACGGCGCGCAGCACGAGTTCACGATCGTCGAAGGCGTCGTCGAGGACGTCACCGAAATCGTCCTCAACCTCAAGAAGGTCAAGTTCAAGGCCACCACCCACGAACCGCAGACACTCTACCTGTCGGTGAACAAGGAAGGGGCCGTGACCGCCGGCGACATCCGGCTCAACCAGAACGTCGAGCTTGTCAACACCGACCAGATCATCTGCACCCTCGACAAAAAGAAGAAATTCTCGATGGAACTCCAGGTTCGCAAGGGGCGAGGCTTTTGCGCGGCGGACGACAATAAGAAACCCGACCAGCCGATCGGCGTGATCGCGATTGACTCGTTGTTCTCCCCGGTCAGCCGTGTGCGGTACGGCGTCGAGGCCGCTCGCCTCGGGCAGCGCACCGACTACGACCGGTTGGTCCTCGAAATCTGGACCGACGGCCGCATCACCCCGCACGACGCGCTCACGCAATCCGCGGCCATCCTCGGCCATCACCTCGACGTGTTTGTCGGGTTCGACAAGGACGCCGTGCAGTTCGAGGAGATCGAGGACAAGCAGGACGAGGAAGTGAACAAGCTCAAGAAGCTCCTCAACATGAGCGTCAACGAGATCGAGCTCTCCGTGCGCGCAGCGAACTGCCTCAACAACGCGAACATCACCACCGTCGGCCAGCTCGCGATGAAGACCGAGCAGGAGATGCTCAAGTATCGCAACTTCGGCAAGAAGTCCCTGAACGAAATCAAGGACAAGCTCGCCGGGCACGGCCTCACCCTCGGCATGACCTTCGAGCCTGGATTGCTCGAGTCGCCGAAGGAAGAGCCCAAGCTCTGACCACCCGCCCCTATGCGTCACCTCAAGCGCACCGCCAAGCTCGGCCGGACGGGTGAGCATCGCAACACGATGCTCGCCATCATGGTCAAGAGCCTCATCAAGCACAAACGCATCACGACGACGCTCGCCAAGGCCAAGGTCGTCCGCCCGCTCGCGGAGAAGATGCTCACGCTCGGACGGCGTGCCCAGCGGGCCATGGCGGCGGCCGCCGCCGCCACCGACCCGAAGCAGAAGGCCGTCGCGGTTGCCGAGAACATCCATTGCCGCCGGCTCCTTGCCGCGCGGCTCCGGGCCAACGCGCGCACACACTTCAAGGGCAAGCCCACGCGCCCCGGAAGGGTCCTGCGCGAGCGCTGGCGCAAATACGAGGACGTCGTCCGCATCATCTGCGACGACATCGCCCCCGCGTTCAAGGACCGCAATGGCGGCTACACGCGCATCATCAAGCTCGGCCAGCGCAAGGGTGACGCCGCAAAGCTCGCCATCCTCGAGTGGGTGGACTACACGCCGCCCTCCGACGCGCCGGCGCCTGCGAAGGTGACCGACGAAGCCAAGCCCGCCGAGGCGGCGAAGTAAGCCACGGGCATCGCGATCCATTCCACGGGCCCGTCCGGGAGGACGGGCCTTCTTTTTGGGCAGTTACGTCAGCCGAGGCGTGCGACCGTGCGGGCGCGGGCGATTTCATGCAGTCACGCGGTCATGCGCGCACGGCCATGCGGCTGCCGATGTGCGCGTAGAGTTCGCGGGACCGTGCCGTTTGCTCGATCAGATCCTCGGCGAGCTTCACGCGGCCTCGCTCGAAGATGGTGACCATGGAACTTCCGCCAAATCTGAAGTGGCCTTTCTCCGCGCCCTTCGTCACAGGCTTTCCCGGCTCGAACGTCTCGACGATCGAGCCCACGTTGGTCGCGCCGATTTCCAGGAGGAGCACGCGGCCGAGGTCGGGCGTCTCGAGTTGCGTGAGCATGCGCTTGTTCTGCCACAGGTAGGCGACGTTCCGGCGCAGGGCGATGGGGCTCACGGAATAGAGCGGCCCGTTGATAAGCCGCGGCGCGCCCGGCACGCCGGCTGCCGGGAAATGAAACCGGTGATAGTCCACCGGGCAAAGCCGCGACATCACGGCGGCGCCTTCGCGGAACCGCTCGACGAGTGGGGCGTCCCCCACGAGCGTGGCGAGGTCGAACCGCTGGCCTTTCACGAAGATGCCGTCCACGCGCGAAATGTCCTGCAGGCCGAGGTGCCGGCCGTCCGCGGGGAAGACGACCGCTCCGGGCGCGACGTCCACGGGGCGGGCACCGGGCTTGAGGGCGCGGATGAAGAAGTCGTTGAACGAGGTGAATTCCCCGGGCCGCTTCACGAACTCCGCGGGGTCCAGCCCGTATTCGGCGAGGAA carries:
- a CDS encoding DNA-directed RNA polymerase subunit alpha: MPVRLSPFEKPRRLTPDEANTDTYGKFVAEPFETGYGHTIGNSLRRVLLSSLEGAAVTSVKIDGAQHEFTIVEGVVEDVTEIVLNLKKVKFKATTHEPQTLYLSVNKEGAVTAGDIRLNQNVELVNTDQIICTLDKKKKFSMELQVRKGRGFCAADDNKKPDQPIGVIAIDSLFSPVSRVRYGVEAARLGQRTDYDRLVLEIWTDGRITPHDALTQSAAILGHHLDVFVGFDKDAVQFEEIEDKQDEEVNKLKKLLNMSVNEIELSVRAANCLNNANITTVGQLAMKTEQEMLKYRNFGKKSLNEIKDKLAGHGLTLGMTFEPGLLESPKEEPKL
- a CDS encoding 50S ribosomal protein L17 — encoded protein: MRHLKRTAKLGRTGEHRNTMLAIMVKSLIKHKRITTTLAKAKVVRPLAEKMLTLGRRAQRAMAAAAAATDPKQKAVAVAENIHCRRLLAARLRANARTHFKGKPTRPGRVLRERWRKYEDVVRIICDDIAPAFKDRNGGYTRIIKLGQRKGDAAKLAILEWVDYTPPSDAPAPAKVTDEAKPAEAAK
- a CDS encoding phosphatidylserine decarboxylase, which encodes MRFIYGTPPGRLALEWVAKHAWFSAWYGARMDTPASCERIAPFLAEYGLDPAEFVKRPGEFTSFNDFFIRALKPGARPVDVAPGAVVFPADGRHLGLQDISRVDGIFVKGQRFDLATLVGDAPLVERFREGAAVMSRLCPVDYHRFHFPAAGVPGAPRLINGPLYSVSPIALRRNVAYLWQNKRMLTQLETPDLGRVLLLEIGATNVGSIVETFEPGKPVTKGAEKGHFRFGGSSMVTIFERGRVKLAEDLIEQTARSRELYAHIGSRMAVRA